Proteins encoded in a region of the Chelonoidis abingdonii isolate Lonesome George chromosome 2, CheloAbing_2.0, whole genome shotgun sequence genome:
- the FBXL2 gene encoding F-box/LRR-repeat protein 2 isoform X2, with the protein MDVQKLLTVCLLFCSTCYSLSKFCSKLKHLDLTSCVSITNSSLKGLSEGCRNLEHLNLSWCDQITKDGIEALVKGCSGLKALFLRGCTQLEDEALKHIQNHCHELVILNLQSCTQISDEGIVKICRGCHRLQSLCVSGCSNLTDASLTALGLNCPRLKILEAARCSHLTDAGFTLLARNCHELEKMDLEECILITDNTLIQLSVHCPKLQALSLSHCELITDDGILHLSNSTCGHERLQVLELDNCLLITDETLEHLENCHSLERIELYDCQQVTRAGIKRIRAHLPDVKVHAYFAPVTPPPSVGGSRQRLCRCCIIL; encoded by the exons ATGGATGTACAAAAATTACTGACAG TGTGTCTGCTGTTTTGCAGCACGTGTTATAGCCTTAGCAAATTCTGTTCCAAGCTGAAACATCTGGATCTGACATCCTGTGTATCTATTACAAACAGCTCTTTGAAAGGTTTAAG TGAGGGTTGCAGAAATCTGGAACATTTGAATCTTTCCTGGTGTGATCAGATTACGAAGGATGGTATTGAAGCACTGGTGAAGGGGTGCAGTGGACTAAAAGCACTATTTCTTAGAGGTTGCACACAG TTGGAAGATGAAGCACTGAAACACATTCAAAATCACTGTCATGAACTTGTAATCCTGAACTTGCAGTCATGCACA CAAATTTCAGATGAAGGCATTGTAAAAATTTGTAGAGGATGCCACAGACTTCAGTCACTGTGTGTTTCTGGTTGTAGCAACCTTACAGATGCTTCTCTCACAGCACTTGGTCTAAACTGTCCGAGATTGAA GATTTTGGAAGCTGCAAGATGTTCCCACCTGACAGATGCAGGTTTTACACTTTTAGCACGG aaTTGCCATGAACTGGAAAAGATGGACTTAGAAGAGTGCATTCTG ATAACAGATAACACATTGATACAACTTTCTGTTCACTGTCCTAAACTGCAAGCATTG AGTTTATCTCACTGTGAATTGATCACAGATGATGGGATTCTGCATCTGAGCAACAGTACCTGTGGTCATGAAAGGCTCCAGGTCCTAGAGTTAGACAATTGTCTTCTTATCACCGATGAGACCCTGGAGCACCTAGAGAACTGCCACAGTTTGGAGAGAATTGAGTTATATGACTGTCAGCAAGTCACACGTGCAGGAATCAAAAGAATAAGA GCTCATTTACCTGATGTGAAAGTTCATGCCTATTTTGCTCCAGTCACCCCTCCTCCTTCTGTAGGAGGTAGTCGACAGCGACTCTGCAGGTGCTGCATTATTCTTTGA